The window ACCTTCTGGATCTCGTTGCCGCACAGGGGCAGCGTTGCCGACAGGTAGATGAGTGTGGTGAGAAAGAAGGCGGGTATGAGCCACGCCAGGCCGGCCAGGGTCAGGGCCTTTTTCACCGTCATCCTGGTGTGGTAGTGCAGCGGGTGGCACACGGCCAGGTAGCGGTCGTAGGCCATGACGCACAGCGTGGTCATCTCGTTGCAGCCGTATGTGTAGATGAAGTAGATCTGCGTGAAGCAGGCGGCGCGCGAAATCAGGTGCGCGTCGGACGCCAGGTCCAGCAGGAAGCGGGGGAAGAAGCCCGTGGAGCCGTACAGGGCGTTGAAGGACAAGCTGGCAATGAATATGTACATGGGCTCGTGAAGGCTCTTCTCGCGGCAGATCGTCAGCACGACGACCAAGTTGGCGCAGACGATGAAGACGTAAAGGAGGAGGCACGCGGCCAACGCCGGGTAGCGGTACGGACCGATGTTCACGAACATGGTGAGGTTAAAGTAAGGAGATAGCGTTAGGTTTGGCATCCTTACATAAACGCATACTCATGACTCAGAACAATCTGTTGTTCGACAGCATCTGTGAAATAAAGAAATGGGAATCATTCATGGGTGGAATCTGCACATCACATGAAGAGTTCAAAATCTATTTCGACCAAAATAGTTGTTTGATGGTGCATTTCCTCAccctgcaaaaccaaacaactaTGTAAAACTCGTTGAAAATAAAGGTTTAAGTTCAGAAACCGACAAGGGCCATACGCATTTTGCTGCAGCTACCCTCATCTCCATTTTGGATAATCCCGAGCCTGTACGTACTGTATTTACGTCATTCTTAAACATGTCTGCGCTCGCTATTTCTCGTTAACTCACTGCTAATATAGCTTTGTTGATGCTTGAAAGTTAGCGTAAAATATGCTAATTGCGTGAAACGGTCCTAGAGAGATGAAACTCGTCTGTGTACTTTATACAATGTGTAGACTGTGCAATTTTAAtgagaaacacattttttaaaatgttatttctttttattgtgcatttgtattatatttatttagttttatgtttGACCTTacgtacagcactttgttacagctgcagtTTTTCAAAGTGCTCCATAAATACAGTTgagttaaattttatttttacaattgtttttgtagcattctgtgtgaaaaataaagcaattcaACCAATGCATATatgatcaaatgtattttaaaatcagTAATTCATTTTACACATAATTTCGGAATTTGTTATTTGAAGCAACAAAACGTTTGCGTTGCCGCTCGGGAGCAAAACGAGGTGGCTCTTTTTAGGGAGCCGAGTCCAGAGACGCGTCTCTTGAAAAATAACTAAAGTTTCCATCAGTAATTCAATGATTGGTGGATCAGGTCCGCAGATTCTACGATGAAGCCTTGGCCGATGTTGTCGCAATCAAGTGAGGATAGTAGCAACGAGGAAGATAACTGACTGTGCAATTAAGGTGATTCAGGATTAGTGGTCAATTTAAGGTCAAGGGTCAGTTCTGTAGCTGTAGTACACTGTTATTGATTTTTAGTCACACATACCATTTCACTGTAATTTTATAGTGATGGGAAAATGTTGTCCTAGTCTATTTTGTaactaaattattttcttggagTTGGCTGGTTTTGCGATCGAATGACATCAAAGACCTCCTTAAAATACCTTTTCAATAATAGATTTTCTATTTGACAAATTAACCTCTCAAATGCTTAATGGATATTAACTTAAAAGAcctgaaataaaaaagaaaattgatttTTACTCtgttcacccaaaaaaatgatGTCCGCTTTTTCATTTGAACTCTTCAGAAATAGCCTTTACAACTGAAGTCTCATCATAAAAGATAGCGAACATGCTAAGACTAAAACTATCGCAAAATGGTTCTCTCaagtttgttttgatttgtgcaATATCAAATCTCATGCTGTTTGTTGACTTAACTCAAATTATACTTTTCTGTCGCTTAATTCAAATGCGTCTATAGCATATATATTGTAATAGTGTATAGGGGTCACTCCGGTGTGTGTTTTAAtcggtatgtacagtatgtgtgttttgGGGTAGAGGGTGCCAAAAGGGGCGTCTTGCTGGACAACCACTAAGTACCTGCAGCCTACTGTACATTCTGTCTGTGTCTGTCCATAACTCTCAGCCTCTCTTTCCTGTCGGTGTGTCCTGTctctgggaggaaaaaaaaaaagactctccCCCAAGTCCTCTGGCTCTCCTTCTGTCATGTTCTCAACTTGCTTCTCTTCAGGCTTGCTTCTCTGCCTCGACGTTATTCATCTTCATACTCGTACTGGTTATGTCTCTTATGTCAAcgttgtgttgcacaccacacgtagaaccagatcacacacatgcaggcatgcaaggagagattcaGAGTGAAAGAGGAGTGTGCACTTGAGCCGGGGTGGTGGGGACGATGCCTTGCTCAAAGGCACCTAGGCAGTAAGCAGTAAGCAGAcaagcatctctccaacaacaaGCCAACGTGCTACACAACACCAGCACTTGATTAAACTGGTCTCATAAAAAGTAATCAACTGTTTACTGCACCAAGTTCCCCAGACTAAAAGGCTAAACTTGGTAAAACCATCCATCTCCTAccccgcttatcctgttcaaggtcaTATGGAAGCTCGAGGCTACCCCAGCTGACGAAAAAGCAGACTACACACTGCGCTGGTCAGCAGTCAATTGaaattgaaccaaaaaaaagtcaattgaaattgaaaaacaatacGAGCATGACACACTGAGAAGTCGCATACGTACTGTATACTTACCAACGCACGTCTTCATGCTGTTCTTCGTGTGCCGCTGCTCACGTTTAAAGAGACACTCATCATAAGTGTACGCATCTTTTAATGCCGACTCTTTGCACTCTTGGGACTTGATCTGATCCCAGTGCCGTGGTGGGAagtgacaaagtaaaaaaaaaaaaaaaaaaaaatcataataataataataattttacttaTGATGGATTTTTTCTTCTGGTAGCTGCACTTTATActtgaggttttatttttcGGATGATTTTGTAGCTATATTCCCTACATTTGTAAAGCAATATCCATACTTTCGACTGGCTTGTGACTACACgacgaaaaaaaaagacatcaaccACGGTTGGGATCTTGATTGATTAAGATGTTGGGGGCATGTCGAGCGGAATAAAACGGGGACAGCGGCAACGTGAGCAACGTGAACCAGGGAGCTTTAACGATGACGgcaacagattcggagaagCATGGCGATTGTTCGATCTTGGCGAGTGAATTGTGTCTTGTGCAAGCCCTGAATTTGATGTCAGTCCCAATTGTAAAATCcagttgaaaagtttttttttttttttttttttgggtcatgtTTATGATTAAACTCCTTAATAGcactttcaaaaaatattttatttgcacTGTATCTTTGTATGGATGTATGCACACGGAGCTTCTGTGTCATGTGACTCAATCCTGTCAAGTGAAAGAAGGTCAGCGCAGTTGCGTTTGTCATCGTTTATCCATTTCTCACATCGGCTCCCCTGGCTTGTTTTCTCCGTCTTCTCCTCcactcttccttccttccttccttatgTGGTTTTGTTCacaggatgaggatgatgaagctGTCCAAACTGGACACTTCCTTTTATCTTTGCTGAGCATCACAACGCTCCAATCAGCGGACTACTTGATTCACTAGGGAATTAGAGCTATTCTTGTTTTATTATATGAAACAAAATACGTTATTTGAAGTTCTCATATCAAAAAGTGTACTTCTTTGTAAGTAGATTACATCATTTATTGGTATTTTAGTCCAAAACCTCTGTCCTGACTGTCAGTTTCACATGTCCCAGCTCAGTCATGCTGGCCGCATAGATTTATCTGGAGCAGTTATCTGGGTTAATATTGGAAATGGACTaaacacaagacaaaacaaagacTTTAATGCCCAGGGTCATAATGCAATTAGCGCATGtaaaattctcataaaatatacTGCCACCAATGCCTTCAAAACCCACTTTTTGCTAGGGTCGGGAATCTCTGGCAGGAGGCCGATTCTATACATATATCTGGATACGCGGATtgcaatttgtttaaaaaaacgacatcTACAGTTCCATAGAATTCGATGCAGTGGGGAAGGAATGCGATAGTTGACATGTATTTGTCAGGCACGTGCAAGGACATTCTTGGGGGCAGGTGCCCAAGTCAAAAAAGGGCACCCTATTGTTCATACTATTCGGGGGGAGTGGGGGAAACATtagtaaatatttaatttatttttctctgttAACACAATTAAAAGCAGTCAGTAAAATTACTATTAATAAAGGAGGTCAAGTGAAGCTATAGAGGagataaaatgtctacacacacctgttcaaatggcaggtttctGTGGTATAAAAAACACGAGACCaagattaatttttttccactattagTTAACCAATAGTCCGTACAActccattgggaaaaaaaaggggaagtaaaaacaaacaactgataAAACATGGTTGCATAAGTGCACACAccctttttaaatggtgatatggctgtgttcagaactcatgttaaatggggaTGAGCAcatacctgccaccatttgaagTGCATCTGATTCACCCCAAATAAATGAAGGTGGGAGCATAAGTTAAATTCTCCCACcaactcaaataaatgccccccAAATATCAAAATGCTTTTGGTGGAATTGATTACAGAAAGGGTAATTTTTAaaacgtgtgtgtatgtatatatatatatatatatatatatgaatgaacgggggggggggggggcgggggcgagggctgcagcaaaaagggcactttctttcatccagggcaaaagggcaggtgcttgagcaccactttgggtgtatgtgtgcacgtgcatgTCGATGTAGACGTTAATCATGCAGAACCCAATTCTATCAAATGACATTCTTACAGGATTTTCAAACATGTCAAAGACCACTGAGCATTGTAGCTTTATGgcactataaaaaaataaacaatcacaAAGTAGCTCATGATTTAAATGCACcagaacaatttatttttgtagagACAATAATCTGCACAAATAAAATTTGCGAGTCAAAGGGGCTcccgcacacacaagcacacgcagTGCTTGCTGAGTGCTGACAGACTGAGTTGCGATGAGTAGCTTAGCTGGCAATTGTCGCGTTACGTTCAGGACATACCTGTGTGTGCATTTAATGGACGCCATGGATGTTCGCAGGAGTTTCTTTTTGGGGTTGGACAGTACCAACACTGGAACGTATAAGTAGACTCTGAGGACTCGATATCCCATGCTATCTACTTGGtacaatgaatatgaagttcaatggaaaaaatcacaactttatttttgggtTAAGTCGGGAAGTCTTAAAGGCCCCTTATGGTGTTGACTCATGaattttaccatttttacaGAAGGGTGTAACAGTTGGGGTCATAAggttgatgcagttattgcaagcgAGGGATTTGCGTCTTAAAATTAAGTCAATTTTAGTCTATTTTACATCCCTCGTTACAATTCTTTTGCTCACCTAAAATTGTGGGGTTCTGCTACAAATAATGTTATCTCCCAAGATGTAAAGACCTGGCAATAAAAGCCGAGATGTTGATCTCTTGtctaatatttctttttttatgtcaaacccaaatgtttgtaGTCCATAGTAGGATTGGCGTCACTGTTCTAAGACTTTTAGAGGGAAGTGTCGCTGTCTTGTTTTTCTGGACTGGTTTGTTGTCACTGCGATGTGTGGACACATGTTTGTGTGTTCGCTCCACTCGGGAATGAGCAGTCCCGCAGTAGATTGATGTCCTGGGGATAGTGGACGCATGACCCTGAGGTTTAATCATCATGTTTACACTGTCTATGTCGCTGCCTTCCGTGTCATAGAATCATAACAAATGGGAGTTACATCAGCTAATCGTCTGTCTAATCAATACTGGGGGGAAACATGTTTGTCTCTGTTCATGTTTTTGGTCAGTGTCTCTTTAGACAAACATAACACTCATTAAAGGATGCGTGtcagaaataaacacaatagcAAACAAACAGAGGAGCCATATTAGCCGTTATGTTTTTACGCTGTCTTGTATGATATTTCAATGTAATACTTTTTCTCCGATGTCGTAATttaagatgttttcttttttttttttctgactactGTATTGCCACGAGAAATTCACAAGTGTAGCGTAATAGATTGCCTTTCAGCACGGCTGTTTATGTTTACAtaaagtgtttttgtgtttatatttgcTAAAGAGCAGAAATAAGACCCCAAAAAATGGTTTCATATTAGTCTATCTGTCAAACTTCCTGTTCCTGCCAGCTCTTTTGTCAGGGGGCACAGTAACAATGTGGGCCGTTCAAACAGTCAagttcaaaaatataaaaaatccaCCAATGACAATTgggcattgtgttttttttccaattgtggTAAACATTTATAATCCAATGAAACTGGCCTAGACAAAACCGATAGAATATATTTAATACTTAGTTGCACAACCTATTGACATTTTGGTCGGGGTTTGTAAAGTGGCTTCTCCAGACTGCATGTTTGAGCTCCTTCCAAAGATATTGAATAGGATTTAAGTCACATTATTTCAGATTTTTCTTTAACGGAAAGGGACgtacaattttgtccatgtttgGACAAAACATTTAAGGCTTATGGTCACAGTACCCCGCCACCACATACTATTATggcatgtttattttaaaagcaaaatacagaaaaccaaaaaagaaaagaaaaatgtgccaGGAATCCTTAGATGCATCGATTGTTGAAATGCGGACTGGCTTATTGCGAGGCTAAGATTCGGTTGCGTTGTGACACTTTTTAACTGCGCTAATTGCATTATGACCCTGGGCATTGAAgtctttgttttgtcttgtgtttAGTCCATTTCCAACATTAACCCAGATAACCGCTCCAGATAAATCTATGCGACCAGTTTGACTGAGATGAGACACAAGTGAAACTGACAATCAGGACAGAGGTTTTGGAGCAAAATAGTAataaatgatgtcatcaacttGTAATCTACTATAACACTTTTGGATATGAGAGCTTCAAATAACTTATTTGGTTTCATATAATAAAACAAGAATAGCTCTAATTCCCTAGTGATCAAGTACTCTGCTGATTGGAGCGTTGCGATGCTCAGCAAAGGATAAAAGGAAGTGTCCAGTTTGGCAAGCGGGgacatcttcatcatcctcatcctgtcaacaaaaccacataaggaaggaaggaaggaagagtgGAGGAGAAGACGGAGAAAACAAGCCAGGGGAGTCGATGTGAGAAATGGATAAACGATGACAAACGCAACTGCGCTGACCTTCTTTCGCTTGACAGGATTGAGTCACATGACACAGAGGCTCCGAGTGCTCGTGTTCGCCGTCACCTTGTTGTGTTACGCTGCCATTTTGCCGGTCAACGGTCTTCTTATCGTGACCATCGTACTGGAGAAAAAACTCCACGAGCCCATGTACTTCTTCGTGTGTAATCAATGCGTTAATGGCCTTTATGGGACGGTTGCCTTTTTTCCCAAATTCCTTTACCATCTCTTGTCCAAGAGCCACATTATATCGTATTTCGGCTGTCTGATGCAGGTCTTTATCATCTATTCTTACGCGGCATCGGAAATGGCAATTTTAGCAGTGATGGCATACGACCGCTACGTGGCCATATCTCGACCGCTGGAGTATCACGCCATTATGACCAAATGCAGGGTGCTCTTGTTGGTGACCTTCTCCAGAATTGTGCCTATGCTTTGCCAGGCCGCGGTGACCATCATGAGCTCCAAACTGGAACTGTGCGGTTCCCATGTCAACAAACTCTACTGCGAGAACTGGTCCCTCCTTAAACTGTCCTGCAATCCCGTAACGAGCAACAGCACCGTCGGATTTGTAAATATTGTCTTTTACTTCGGACACGACCTTTTCATTATGTGCTCCTACGTGCAGTTGGTTAAATTAGCTTTCAGGtcaaaagaggggaaaaagaaGTTCACGCAGAACTGAGCTTGCTCGACATCACGGTGGCTTTGCTCTTTGACCTCATGTACGCTCGCTACGGCACCAGCTCCATGCCTCAGAGTCTCAAGAATTTCATGGCCATCCAGATTCTCGCCATCCCGCCGTTACTCAATCCCATTATTTACGGTATGAAACTGTCCAAGGTTCGCTACaaaattttacaatattttagaAGGAAGAAGGGCTTTGAATTACGGTGAATGGTGATGTATTTTGTACAACCGAACAATCGAGAGGGTCTGGTCTCCTATTTAAGTGCTGTTTTGTAAATTAGTAATAAGGACAAAATACTTTGACAAGGCTTGTACACTCGAAAGTCTCCTTCTACGAAGTTTTCTTATCAGCTGGCTGTGAGGGATGTAACTGCATGTAACAATATATTGAGTAGAGCGTTTATTTTTATGGTCCAAAACACCACTATCACGCAGTATTTGTTAAGAAGGGAGATTGGATTCGTGACATATGTAAACACTCAACAAATTGCTAAACATGAatggataaaataataatttgttgttCCTCACTTGCATGTACAAATGTGTCACATCTCAAAGGAAAAGAACCGTGTATTGCTgttctcagtaaaaaaaaaaaaaaatcaaaaaacgGTCTAATTTGCATTTGGTGTCCATTTTGTGGTTACTTAATGTGGAGGGACGGGCTGGTGATAATTTTCATAATTTGCGTATGTTCTTTGAGCAATGTAAAATGTCAGTTCCTCTACAgggtattttatatttgttgtgGAATTTGACAGTTTGAAGTCATTGGAGGGAATAAAGTCTGAACATGTTAAGACAGCGCACGTTCTAAACTCTGCCTAATAAGAAAACACTAAAGCATTTGCATGGATTTAAACTCAAACAAATGAAACTCAAAAGCAGACACTGTGGTCACTTTTAGACAAGAGACAATGAAGTTGCAGGGGCGCACAGTGACGCATACATGTGGGAATAATTCCTTAGTTCTGTTGAAAGGTTGTTGAATTTTCTTGTGACAATCTCGTTAAAATAGCTTCTGAAAATGAATCGTATGTGATGGGAATATtcatctttaaaatatatttgtaataaatatttcTGCTCATGCCTGGTGTCGGGAAAAAGACCTTTTCACAGGATAGCGTGGTAGTGCAGCTTTTAGCTCCGAGCTTGCATTGAATTTCAGATGATGTTGCTGCCAATTTCAAATCAATGCAGATACTGCAAGCAAAGACACAACAGTATCGATTAAGGACATTATGTTGATAAGAAATCACAAAAACACCCCAGAAAGTGGTGATTTTCGTATCCAtttatcaaatcaaataataacacaaaaacTGAAGAATTCATCAATACTCTGTTTAGTTTCACTCTACACTACTTCCGCAAATCACCAGACCGAGTTGAGTAACCTGACTGTCCAATATTGATGATCTTTTTatgaaaacaatgacatcactTAGGACCTGTCcgttttcaaaatgtatgattagaatgatttttttttttttttttttttaaacactttcaGGATGCTAGACCACAATATAGACAGGTTAGAAAAGTTGTTGATGCTGTCAGAAAGGTGTTAATTCCAAAAAGATGTTTCATattatggttgtagtttgcagtggtgtac is drawn from Phycodurus eques isolate BA_2022a chromosome 12, UOR_Pequ_1.1, whole genome shotgun sequence and contains these coding sequences:
- the LOC133410468 gene encoding putative gustatory receptor clone PTE01; translation: MPNLTLSPYFNLTMFVNIGPYRYPALAACLLLYVFIVCANLVVVLTICREKSLHEPMYIFIASLSFNALYGSTGFFPRFLLDLASDAHLISRAACFTQIYFIYTYGCNEMTTLCVMAYDRYLAVCHPLHYHTRMTVKKALTLAGLAWLIPAFFLTTLIYLSATLPLCGNEIQKVFCANWNVVKLSCVPTVVNNAVGMFMTICTVFLPLAYVLYTYTRIMNITRRRSAEFKGRVFQSCLPHMVSFVIYSIAAFSDIALSRYNVEDMNRFVAIILSLEFVVIPPLLNPLVYGMKLSYIRRHIFKML
- the LOC133410628 gene encoding LOW QUALITY PROTEIN: olfactory receptor 13D1-like (The sequence of the model RefSeq protein was modified relative to this genomic sequence to represent the inferred CDS: inserted 1 base in 1 codon); its protein translation is MTNATALTFFRLTGLSHMTQRLRVLVFAVTLLCYAAILPVNGLLIVTIVLEKKLHEPMYFFVCNQCVNGLYGTVAFFPKFLYHLLSKSHIISYFGCLMQVFIIYSYAASEMAILAVMAYDRYVAISRPLEYHAIMTKCRVLLLVTFSRIVPMLCQAAVTIMSSKLELCGSHVNKLYCENWSLLKLSCNPVTSNSTVGFVNIVFYFGHDLFIMCSYVQLVKLAFRSKEGKKKFTQXLSLLDITVALLFDLMYARYGTSSMPQSLKNFMAIQILAIPPLLNPIIYGMKLSKIQQALKRRSGTQGQKHGFCMAHASGT